The Pseudoliparis swirei isolate HS2019 ecotype Mariana Trench chromosome 19, NWPU_hadal_v1, whole genome shotgun sequence genomic sequence ttatttatttacagtTTTCATTCAGTATGTTATTCATATAGAGTTCAAGCTCTGATTTCTAAGGGATCTCATTGGTTGCAGGTGTTTTTCACAGGTGCAGGTTCAGGATCATCGAGTGTGGTATTTCAACGCATAcgcttttaggttttttttcgtGTAGTTATGTGTAAAAAGTATATTTTAGGATTTATGAAGGCCCCATTATTCATGTGTATcagatgctttatttatttatttacttttgggAAACATGCAACATTTAATCTCAGTATCATTTGCAAAGATGTGGACTTTTAAGGATGTTTACACCATCACCGgtctttaaattaaattaaattgtcatattacatatatatatatatatatatatatacacagcacACAGCCGTGAAAATCAGGAAAGGACACTGCTGCcattcaatattatatatagtatatacaggactgtctcagaaaattagaatattttgataaagttctttattttctgtaatgcaatttaaaaaaacaaaaatgtcatgcattctggattcattacaaatcaactgaaatattgcaagccttttatttttttttatattgctgattatggcttacagcttaagaaaactctaaaatcctatctcataaaattttaatatttcctcagaccaagtaaaaaaaaagatttataacagctgagtgtttgtcaaggctcaggaaacccttgcaggtgtttcgagttaattagacaattcaagtgatttgtttaataccctactagtatactttttcatgatattctaatatttagagataggatatttgagttttcttaagctgtaagccataatcagcaatattaaaagaataaaaggcttgcaatatttcagttgatttgtaatgaatccagaatgcatgacacttttgtttttttaattgcattacagaaaataaagaacttcatcacaatattctaattttctgagacagtcctgtatatatttatttaaatagtatgtatatatatatacgtatgtatattatatatatatttaaatacatataatatatatatatatatatatatttaaatacatatatttaaatatatatatagtgtgtgtgtgtgtgtaacggcaGGCGTTAACACACCTGGCGTGGAATTCTCTATAAAAACAGAACGGACATGCGCAGGTATGTGTAATGCTTGACCAATCAGGGAGCAGGTGGTCAGGTGACGTGATGGCGGGAAAAGGGTGACGACAGGGAGGGGCTGCGATGACCGGGAGAGTGTCACCAACAAAACAAGCACACAGAGCAGGTAACTGAACAGCATGTGTATTCACCTTGAGGTGAATTGGGACGAAAACAAACGCACCTTTTCTTTAAGGCAGGAAGCGGAGACGGAGTGTGTCCTCTTTTACAAGTCACACCAGTACAAATTGCACGTTTTTGACTAGTCATCCGCTGTGATtacaataataactagaacgggcactcggtagagcgcataccttcgcatatcacaagattgggcattgaattatgaacattttggcattagttgcatgccaattggataaaaattgaccgcgctatggtaaaaataagattttgaccttaccatgaccttgacctttgaccagattgatcacaaaatctaatcaaatggtccccggataataaccaatcatcccactaaatttcatgcgattcggttttaaactttttttgttatgtgaataacacgcatacaaataaataaatacacggcgatcaaaaacattaccttccgcattttcaatgcgaaggtaaagatgtgTCGCCCCCAATCGGGGAAGAGGCTCCGGTGCACCGCCTTTTAGCTTCTGCGAAgctccaacaaacaaacaaaccggcCGGCGCCGGCCGACTAAACCATCGCACCTCCCGGCCGCGTCTATGACGCGTTTGGCGGTGTCGAGAAACTTGGCGCCGACACAGCGCTTCGGGATTGGCTCTCATATCGGAAGCCCCGCCCATCTCTCCCTGTAGCGCTAAAACGATTGGCGAAGGGGGCCACACAGCTTCCTTCTGATTGGCCGGACGTCTCGAAAGAGGCGGGATATCAGGTTCGGTTGCGGAGCTGAAACCGGTAACCGAGCACTCTAGCACGTTGCGAAGCCGCCGAGGTGATTCAAAGAAATCACTCCGTTTCTGAATCGACGATTTATTTTTGATAGTCGACCCGCAGGTaagtttcatcttttttttttgcacaaacCGTCACGCATTAAAATAAACAAGAACTAGCAAACGGGGTTTCCCTGAGTCGTGGTCGGTGGATTAACTGGTAGCTAGgtcgctcttttttttttttcacggcTCCGTCTACATCCTGGCGAGGACGTGATGGCTGGTAGCGCGGCCATCtatactgtaaattaaaactataCGTACAGCGGTGATGGACTTTAAAAGTGCCAGCGGGTGGTTAAGTCGTTGCAGCCGTGTTGAAATGTAAAGAATATAGCCACCACGGCCCGGTTTCCACTTTACGCGTCCCAGGATGTACCCACCGCCCATGTGGTGCCCCACTCCAAAGCTCCCATCCTGTCgtgactccctccctcctctccttcacaataaatttGTTTCTCATTTTTTTCCACAATCTTCCCAACGTCCCCCGGTAGGTCCCCTCCCCCCGTTTGATCCCATTAACCGGGTTAACTTACCCCCCCGGCGGCTCAGAGGAGCCGGTAAAACACGTGTTGGGGCCTTTTGTCTGCCATGCCGTGTCGTGCACTTTCTACACGAGCTGCTCCCTGCGGATGCAGCCATGCCTTTATCCGCACTGCACGTCTTCAGGTGCACTCGGATGCATTCTAGCTcataacaccaccaccaccaccaccccctcgCTCTCTGACCTGGGAGCCCAGCACACCTGCAGCTCTTTGGGGCGACTCCTCACAGGTGATTGGCTTAGCCcggtggacgtgtgtgtgtgtgtgtgtgttgctaggGCCGTTTGCCAGACCAACAGATGGCTCGTTGTGTGGACAGGTGTGCCATGCAGTCTGGTTGCAGCTTCCTTTACCATTAATTACACTTTGAGGCCATTGTTTGTTTTGCAgtgtttaaaaactaaaaatcaGGGAGAACAGCAGCTGTAAAAGTTATTTACGCTGTAAAGTTCTCCAGGTGCAACATGTTTGCATCCATTTTATGAGTTTTGGTGAGTTCACAAATTTAATTGGATCGTTGACGGGAATCAAAACTTGGAGCGTCTCCATCTCTGTGTCCGTTGTTCATTCCCATGAAGATCGACGACACGCTGGATCTAAACGGGCAATCCATCCAACCTGACGGCGTCTCGGCCTCGTGTGGAGACGTTCACAGGGTGACGGCTCGTATTTAACCGCAGTCTGAGTCTCATTACCGCGTCGAAAGCACAGAAAACTAAAGAATGTGGGTGTGGAGCTCAAAATGAGGATCTCAATAAACTTATCAAGATGTTTCATCTGGAACCGACGACAGATTGAGAGTTGAGGTGAAATCAAGAGGTCCCTTTCTTTTTGCCGAACCTGATTTACTCTTCAAACCGCTCCGGCCTCTCGGTCGCCGACATGATTCATCATCTCGcaaatgtccttttttattcAAACATTTTTTTGCTGTGGAACGCAAACTGACCGTTTCTCTTGGAGAGCAAAGACCGAAGCGCCTTCCGGACGTCGGAGCGCCACGCGTGACTTTCGATGAAGCCTAACGACGACGTGGCCGCCGACCGCGGCCGCCCGGGCCTCCAGGCGTTTTAAATATCTCTCCATCGAGTTAACGATTCATCTTTGGGTCTAATAGCAGAACTCAAAGATTCCACTCTTTGAAAACGGTTTTCTTTCTTCACAAATTAACTCATCACTTTTGCGATGGATTAATAATCACATTCAATAAGCCGTTCATTGAACTCTTCTCCCTCTCGCAGAGATTCCCAGCTGACCAAAGAAATGGTGATGGAGAAGCCAAGTGCCCAGCTGGTCGGGCGAGAGTTTGTCCGACAGTATTACACGCTGCTGAACCAGGCGCCCGACTACCTGCACAGGTAAGACCGGAGCCTGCgcccggggtcagaggtcaccggaGCGCCCTGAAGCTAACTCTATATTATTACTCTATTTTCCCGCTGCTCAGGTTCTACGGAAAGAACTCGTCCTACGTGCACGGCGGCCTGGACAACAACGGCAAACCGGTGGAGGCCGTCTACGGACAATCGGTAAGTGAAGCAGATAAAGAGGCGTTAGCGACGCCGCTCTCCACTGAGTGTCCGCTGGAGGAGCCTTAAAACTGTTATGACTGTTAATAGATGAATGAAAGTGTTATTTTTTGAATATATAGATTTTAAAAGTCTAATTTCTGATGGTTTTTAAACGAAGAACACTTTGAGGCGTAAGAATGTAGAACTGAAAGAATGTGCTGTATAGTTTGTTTATGACGTATTGCTGCCTGAGCAATATATTGATATTATAGCCGTTATGATATGAgacgagatatatatatatttatagtagaaatatttaattaaataatatatatattattatatatataatatttaattatatacatgtaaatattatgtgtgtatatataaatataatttatatataaatgtatatataaataaatatttttgaaatttccccactttgggacaaataaaggaatatcatataaatcatatttatttataaataatgatatatacatttgattaaatatgattaaatattgacactatatatatatacataatatatatataattaaatatatataattatatatgtattgtttcataacatattattaaatgtttatagtatatatatataattataataaaaggcAGCAGTGTCCTTTCCTGGTTCACGGCTGCATTACAGTTGCGTGATGACCTCATCAGACTGTTTTATTAGTCAATAATCCACATTACTGATAGTTATTCATCAAAGATCTCATCGCTTAAAATTAGTCTAATGTTGTATTTGGTCAAAAACATTGTCTATTATATTTTCACTGTCGccagacaatataaaaaggtaATGTGATCAAACTGTAACAATATAAAAGTATGCTtttatttgtaatgttttttttttttttaaagattcaagattcaagattcaagatgttttatttgacagggtgtgcagtgaaatgaaagtggcaatgctcagcaggaatgtgcaagggcaacaagtacacactatttacaataaaaaacaacaacacaatatttacagtaagtgtgtgtgtgtgtgtgtgtgtgcctaagaggggcagttgtgtgggtctatgtgggggtcctggtgaggtcggagttcacagtcctgatggcctgaggaaagaaactccgtctcagtctctctgttcttgcagcgtgactacggaggcgcctgcctgaccgcagcagctgaaacagtctgttgttggggtggtgaggatccttcatgaagaagaagatccttcaaagaagaagaagaagatatcaATCCAGGTGAAATTAAaagtgtctttctgtctgcaGGAGATCCACAAGCGGGTGATGGCTCTGAGTTTCCGCGACTGTCACACCAAGATCCGCCACGTGGACGCCCACGCCACCCTGACGGAGGGCGTGGTGGTGCAGGTGATGGGCGAGCTGTCCAACAACATGCAGCCCATGAGGAAGTTTATGCAGACCTTCGTGCTGGCGCCCGAGGtccgtagccccgccccctttctctCTAACCGCGGTCTCCGTCCGCGACGATGACGTAGCTAACGACTCGCCTCTCCTCCTTCAGGGAACCGTCGCAAACAAGTTCTACGTCCACAACGACGTGTTCCGCTACCAGGACGAGGTGTTCGGGGACTCCGATTCGGAGCCTCCAGAAGGTGAGGGCCCCGGTTTACGGTTTTAATAATAGTAATAGATTTTGTCATCTAGTCCGAGATGCAGACGCCAAAAAACAAACCTGAAAACACAAGATTGTACAATATTTACTCTTTTTAATGACAtaattaatagtgagaatagtgaataAACTCTTAGGTACTAACAAGACCTGCAAACAAGAAGACTAAGCAATGTTAAAacggacagaataaaaacatgtcagagacggaacatgaaaaacaaaacgttggttagaacaacaacaacaacagagttgCGCTTGTTTACAcgtttgttgtgttttcagaGTCCGAGgacgaggtggaggagctggaggagagggtcCCCTCCCCCGACGCCGCCCCGGTGGAGTCCGCCTCCTTCTACGCCCCCACGGCCTGGTACGTCTAACCACCTTCAGGGTTCAAGTCCAGCTCCTCCgtggagacaacaacaacaacaacatgagtaGAAGTAGAGAACTCCAATGAGTCTCTGATAAACACAAACAAGAAAATACATGGAAACATCTATTTACAACCTCTCTGCTCTGAGttgttcgtacggtcatggaaaacctggaaatgtcctggaatttaaaaattgtttatttccaggcctggaaagtcGGTGAAGAAAATTAAAtctcaaagttttggaaaagtcataacaaattattatattcacatgttcatttacacagtttgattagaAGAATAAAcatctatataaatatttattcttttaatcaaactattgtctctcattcatgtaAACACTGAAATTTCACATGCTTGGTCATGGGAATGTGGTTtacagtcatggaaaggtcattggtcagcatgtgtctgACCCCTGGTCGTCACACGGCGTCCTCGTTGCTCCGACTATCGTTTATTACAGCGTCCGGTTAAAATGAGCGTTTTATTTGTGGCGATATTTTAAATGAGGCGTGTGTTTtggtgaaatactttttttgtgtggttcAGGCAGTTGAAGTCTGCTCGTACGTGACCTCCTCGCTCCGTTTCTTTCAGCTCGGAGCCGACGGCTCCCGGtgacgacgaggaggacgacgaggatgaagaggaggaggccgccTGTCCCGAGCCGGAAGCGGAGAAGGCCGCTGCGGTCGTGGAGCTGAAGCCGGACGCGACGTCGCCGCCGGAGACGGACACGAACGCGTCCGACGACCAGAAGGAGAAGAGCGCCGCCGCCACGCCCGCCGCGGAGCCCGTCGCCGCGGAACCCgccgcccccgccccccccaccgcTCCAGAAGAAAACAGGGTGGGTCTGAAGGGGAGCCGACCGGCCGCCGGCGTCTTTAAAGACCGGACCGGGTCCTAAATGTCTCGTGTGTCCCCTCAGCCGTTCTCCTGGGCGTCCGTCACCAGTAAGAACCTCCCGCCCAGCGGCGCCATCCCCATCTCGGGGATCCCCCCCCACGTCGTCAAAGTCGCCACCGCAGCGCCGGTAGGTTCAACGTTTATATTCACGACGTCGTAGTTTAGGAACAACTCGTCTGGAGTCCTGAGCGCTCGACCTGCTGGAGACTTTACATCAAGGCAGCGGGacgagagctccgcctccctcaGGGTGACTCcagtctgttgtgtgtgtgtgtattatatatgtatttatatatatatattagatattaatatgtatttttatattattagatatttaaatgtatttatattagatatttatatgtatttatatatatatatatatagttatattagatatttatgtgtatttatatatattttagatatttatatatatttatgaatataaatatttatttatttacatatattatttttactaaagtgtgtgtctgtgtctgtatcctGCAGCCCAGAGCTGAGGTGAAGTCAGAGTCCCAGACAgcagcacagagaccacagagggaCCAGAGGCCGAGGGAACAGAGGCCTGGGGGGCCACCGCCGGTGCACCGAGGACCCcgaccaggtacacacacacacacacacacacacacacacacacacacagtgtagttTGTGTTGACCAGACATTATGAGGTTTTCTGATGCATGAACTCACTTGACACTAACCCACCCACCATGACCTCACCAGTGGctgctggtgaattttttttgggggggggcgcagtttaaatagcactcaacaatgagaagaaaagaggttttgagtagaatattgtaaaaaacaaagctttatttcaagaacacagcgtgctcaacacggtccaacaacaactatcaacacactgtgactttagcatgagaggttcagagcagctttaaggaacattgggttgggtttcagaggtttgcaaaataaaagagtttcaccctcacatgaaagaggttcagagcagaatagagtcagaaagagatcacatgttacattgggggacagagcagacccactactgtaaagacaagtagctcctctctttaaagtggtcactttactctctggttaaagtccatcatgtctgtaaccagcctgtttcattattcttgagggaatgtgtctgtttttcagaacttcttcgttgtatttcgatgccagttcggtctcctactgctctgcatgaagctaactcgctaacagctgttagcgagttagcttcatgctcttagctagataactgcggcaagatttgtgctttacacttgtctgaagctctgtagatccctcaccccgttgtagtccagagagtttcagtcccaggactttggaacaacagacagggggaacaaaaaacgaattactcatggagcattcagctaaccagctccggttagcatatcggctaGAGGAGAATCTCCGCGTGTAcatcctcccgcggtcagcgatttgctgctgaatttttaattccggatgttcgggtcccaactagggctgcaacaacgaatcgataaaaatcgattattaaaatagttggcaacgaatttcattatcgattcgttgtgtcgcgcgattattacggcactcaataagtcacggagtataaaaaaagttgagttgagcgcagagcggcgcaggagaaaccagagaatagcggtgggagaggagagacggaacgctgcgttgagagccaatcagcgctgagctgctcctctgttgatgaatctaattggctgctgctgctcacgtggcgctggatgcggaagtccttcacgtcgtcggagacattcacggagctgagtgcgcctccgggtgacgtcatgaccccagacaccagggcgctacatgtcacgacgtgtgtggcatttccacaagagtataacgtagaaaacgtggttatttattccgtggcggatagcggaacatatttttccacggagaaaggcaacggagataaaccacgactcgctgtgagcgctgcgcgcgcagacagcatttaacggagcggagcagcgcgcgctctgatcgtgcgctcttttaatgaagtatcgatactaaaactatgctaaatcacatcgtttttaacgtacgggtactttgttagcatcgctacaccgtgcagcgtgacagcagcagatgtagcggactaacattcaagctaacctaacttcccaaacgctgtggacatctgaacgctgattggccgagacgcgacacgtcccatcaaagatgttttattgcgaggagcaccacttcacattttttccgcgtctcactgcaatctcaacggcagcgggccaggtgacaaaaataatacatcggaacgcgtctctggtattgttcagggggcggggccacatggggaccactgctcaggagaggagagctgtcagtctgtttgtgacgggttcatcaccatggtgaccagtgaacaggttcatcaccatggtgaccagtgaacaggttcatcaccatggtgaccagtggatctccaggacctttccatgactttaaaccaaatttccatgattaaacattttgtgaaaactctgtctgtacgtgacaaagtgagaaaatgtagtgtttaaaataacaatgagaattccaaagcataccgtatatatagtgtgtaaattaacatttgaataaaacaaatttgcattacttttccaaatattttgggattttatttttttcaattacttttctaggcctgctaatagccatttaaaaattccatgacttttccaggttttccatgaccgtacggaccctgttttgaataaagggttgaacattaaagttttttgtttttttatccgattaatcgataaaataatcaaccgattaatcgattatcaaaataattgttagttgcagccctagtcccaactctttcagcctcttcttgtcaatatctgaccgtcgattgaaaggtctttcgcgtagagataccacagagttttcagtcaccgacgccatgctaacaacaagcttctgctagctatgttgctcgcgtacctgcgtggaggtggagctccctggcagggttgccaggtctgtgagataaaaccagcccaaaaaccagcccaatatcagaactcaaaatatgcccgtgccaaaccatatacactgcttttaaagtccaacagcattgctatcattgccaaatgtattgtaatatctacaaagtaacaacatatgtttagtttgccagcattaaaagc encodes the following:
- the g3bp1 gene encoding ras GTPase-activating protein-binding protein 1 → MVMEKPSAQLVGREFVRQYYTLLNQAPDYLHRFYGKNSSYVHGGLDNNGKPVEAVYGQSEIHKRVMALSFRDCHTKIRHVDAHATLTEGVVVQVMGELSNNMQPMRKFMQTFVLAPEGTVANKFYVHNDVFRYQDEVFGDSDSEPPEESEDEVEELEERVPSPDAAPVESASFYAPTACSEPTAPGDDEEDDEDEEEEAACPEPEAEKAAAVVELKPDATSPPETDTNASDDQKEKSAAATPAAEPVAAEPAAPAPPTAPEENRPFSWASVTSKNLPPSGAIPISGIPPHVVKVATAAPPRAEVKSESQTAAQRPQRDQRPREQRPGGPPPVHRGPRPVREGEPGEAEGRRVVRYPDAQQLFVGNVPHDVDKTELKEFFEQYGTVLELRINSGGKLPNFGFVVFDDSEPVQKILGSRPIKFRGDVRLNVEEKKTRSAREGDRRDIRPRGPGGPGGPRERIGGGGGGRGGGGGPRDPPTRGGMAQKPSFGSGRGAGPSESRYPAQQRQ